The Triticum dicoccoides isolate Atlit2015 ecotype Zavitan chromosome 6A, WEW_v2.0, whole genome shotgun sequence genome has a window encoding:
- the LOC119316573 gene encoding serine carboxypeptidase-like 45 isoform X1 encodes MPALLCCRCRPLAMAALLLIASLCHLVSCNGGGGGRITRLPGQPEVSFGQYSGYIEVDSKGSRALFYYFVEAELDPATKPLVLWLNGGPGCSSLGVGAFSENGPFRPSGQALVRNEYSWNKEANVIYLETPAGVGFSYSADAAYYQGVNDNMTAMGNMVFMQRWLEKFPQYKGRELYIAGESYAGHYIPQLAEVMVEFNKKDNIFNLKGLALGNPVLHFTTDFNSRAEYFWSHGLISDSTYRIFTSVCNYSRYVSEYYGGSLSPLCARVMNQVTRETSRFVDKYDVTLDVCLSSVLSQSMILSPHKRVGHRIDVCVEDETVNYLNRKDVQEALHAKLIGVKNWAVCSSVLEYELLNLQIPTIDIVGSLVKSGIRVLVYSGDQDSVIPLTGSRTLVQNLARDLGLKTSIPYRVWFEGKQVGGWTQVYGDKLSFATIRGASHEAPFSQPERSLVLIRAFLQDRPLPETFS; translated from the exons ATGCCGGCTCTACTGTGCTGCCGCTGCAGGCCATTGGCCATGGCGGCGCTGCTACTCATTGCTTCACTTTGTCATCTGGTTTCTtgcaatggaggaggaggaggcaggatcACAAGGCTCCCTGGGCAACCCGAGGTGAGCTTTGGTCAGTACTCGGGCTACATCGAGGTGGACAGCAAGGGGAGCAGGGCTCTCTTCTACTACTTCGTGGAGGCGGAGCTTGATCCCGCCACCAAGCCCCTCGTGCTCTGGCTCAACGGAG GACCTGGGTGTTCTTCGCTTGGTGTAGGGGCCTTCTCAGAGAACGGCCCTTTCAGGCCCAGCGGGCAGGCGCTGGTGAGGAATGAGTACAGCTGGAACAAAG AAGCTAATGTGATTTACCTGGAGACACCAGCTGGTGTTGGCTTCTCCTACTCCGCTGATGCTGCCTACTACCAGGGTGTGAATGACAACATGACAG CAATGGGCAATATGGTGTTCATGCAAAGGTGGCTTGAAAAGTTCCCACAGTACAAGGGCAGAGAGCTATACATTGCTGGAGAGAGTTATGCCG GGCATTACATTCCACAACTTGCCGAAGTCATGGTTGAGTTCAATAAGAAGGACAACATCTTCAACCTCAAAGGACTTGCT TTGGGCAATCCTGTTCTTCATTTCACCACCGACTTCAACTCGAGAGCAGAGTACTTCTGGTCCCATGGCCTCATTTCAGACTCAACATACAGGATTTTCACGTCTGTTTGCAACTACTCCCGCTACGTCAGCGAGTACTACGGTGGATCGCTTAGCCCGCTTTGCGCGAGGGTGATGAACCAAGTAACCCGAGAGACTAGCCGGTTCGTCGACAAGTACGATGTTACCCTCGACGTCTGCTTGTCTTCGGTGCTCTCTCAGTCAATGATCCTCTCCCCTCAT AAGCGTGTCGGGCACCGCATCGACGTCTGTGTGGAGGACGAGACGGTAAACTATTTGAACAGGAAGGATGTCCAGGAAGCGCTCCATGCGAAGCTCATCGGCGTAAAAAACTGGGCAGTTTGCAGCAG TGTTCTTGAGTATGAGCTCCTCAACTTGCAGATTCCAACAATCGACATAGTGGGATCACTGGTCAAGTCCGGCATCAGAGTACTAGTTTACAG TGGCGATCAAGACTCGGTGATCCCTCTAACGGGAAGCAGGACACTAGTGCAGAATCTAGCGCGCGATCTAGGCCTCAAGACGAGCATCCCGTATCGAGTTTGGTTCGAAGGGAAGCAG GTTGGTGGGTGGACTCAGGTATACGGTGACAAGCTCTCCTTCGCCACCATCAGAGGGGCCTCACATGAGGCGCCATTCTCACAGCCTGAACGCTCTCTTGTGCTCATCAGGGCATTCCTACAAGACAGGCCTCTTCCGGAAACCTTCTCATGA
- the LOC119316573 gene encoding serine carboxypeptidase-like 45 isoform X2 gives MPALLCCRCRPLAMAALLLIASLCHLVSCNGGGGGRITRLPGQPEVSFGQYSGYIEVDSKGSRALFYYFVEAELDPATKPLVLWLNGGPGCSSLGVGAFSENGPFRPSGQALVRNEYSWNKEANVIYLETPAGVGFSYSADAAYYQGVNDNMTAMGNMVFMQRWLEKFPQYKGRELYIAGESYAGHYIPQLAEVMVEFNKKDNIFNLKGLALGNPVLHFTTDFNSRAEYFWSHGLISDSTYRIFTSVCNYSRYVSEYYGGSLSPLCARVMNQVTRETSRFVDKYDVTLDVCLSSVLSQSMILSPHKRVGHRIDVCVEDETVNYLNRKDVQEALHAKLIGVKNWAVCSSVLEYELLNLQIPTIDIVGSLVKSGIRVLVYSFISWYKFAPEPFPSDGPLKSQLWEA, from the exons ATGCCGGCTCTACTGTGCTGCCGCTGCAGGCCATTGGCCATGGCGGCGCTGCTACTCATTGCTTCACTTTGTCATCTGGTTTCTtgcaatggaggaggaggaggcaggatcACAAGGCTCCCTGGGCAACCCGAGGTGAGCTTTGGTCAGTACTCGGGCTACATCGAGGTGGACAGCAAGGGGAGCAGGGCTCTCTTCTACTACTTCGTGGAGGCGGAGCTTGATCCCGCCACCAAGCCCCTCGTGCTCTGGCTCAACGGAG GACCTGGGTGTTCTTCGCTTGGTGTAGGGGCCTTCTCAGAGAACGGCCCTTTCAGGCCCAGCGGGCAGGCGCTGGTGAGGAATGAGTACAGCTGGAACAAAG AAGCTAATGTGATTTACCTGGAGACACCAGCTGGTGTTGGCTTCTCCTACTCCGCTGATGCTGCCTACTACCAGGGTGTGAATGACAACATGACAG CAATGGGCAATATGGTGTTCATGCAAAGGTGGCTTGAAAAGTTCCCACAGTACAAGGGCAGAGAGCTATACATTGCTGGAGAGAGTTATGCCG GGCATTACATTCCACAACTTGCCGAAGTCATGGTTGAGTTCAATAAGAAGGACAACATCTTCAACCTCAAAGGACTTGCT TTGGGCAATCCTGTTCTTCATTTCACCACCGACTTCAACTCGAGAGCAGAGTACTTCTGGTCCCATGGCCTCATTTCAGACTCAACATACAGGATTTTCACGTCTGTTTGCAACTACTCCCGCTACGTCAGCGAGTACTACGGTGGATCGCTTAGCCCGCTTTGCGCGAGGGTGATGAACCAAGTAACCCGAGAGACTAGCCGGTTCGTCGACAAGTACGATGTTACCCTCGACGTCTGCTTGTCTTCGGTGCTCTCTCAGTCAATGATCCTCTCCCCTCAT AAGCGTGTCGGGCACCGCATCGACGTCTGTGTGGAGGACGAGACGGTAAACTATTTGAACAGGAAGGATGTCCAGGAAGCGCTCCATGCGAAGCTCATCGGCGTAAAAAACTGGGCAGTTTGCAGCAG TGTTCTTGAGTATGAGCTCCTCAACTTGCAGATTCCAACAATCGACATAGTGGGATCACTGGTCAAGTCCGGCATCAGAGTACTAGTTTACAG CTTTATATCATGGTACAAATTTGCACCAGAACCTTTTCCTTCGGACGGTCCTCTCAAGTCTCAACTTTGGGAAGCATGA